In Pseudomonadota bacterium, the following proteins share a genomic window:
- a CDS encoding carboxypeptidase-like regulatory domain-containing protein — protein MNDKTKTGIEKNAEGIESKKENKEIHTHSTIPGWATTVSVISGLAFLVILLIIAVFIPHPTGFQIFIFRIIIALAAAAFGATIPGFLKVDLPVGKKGLIAAGGAVAFFVLIYFMNPPKLISDTPPPPEILKQSLAGFILDQDGEPLSGVNVTLLEYEVSDLTTGQGKFSFEIKGENNSSVRLMAQKQGFKTHRQDATLGNTNLSFKIEPKP, from the coding sequence ATGAATGATAAAACCAAAACAGGAATTGAAAAGAATGCAGAAGGCATAGAATCGAAAAAAGAGAATAAAGAGATCCATACACATTCAACAATTCCCGGGTGGGCAACCACCGTATCTGTTATAAGCGGTTTAGCATTTTTGGTTATTCTGCTTATAATCGCAGTTTTTATTCCTCATCCCACAGGTTTTCAAATATTTATCTTTCGTATCATTATTGCACTGGCTGCTGCTGCTTTTGGGGCTACAATCCCCGGTTTCTTAAAAGTCGATCTGCCTGTTGGAAAAAAGGGACTCATAGCAGCAGGTGGAGCAGTCGCTTTTTTTGTACTGATTTATTTCATGAACCCTCCTAAGTTGATTTCAGATACACCACCGCCTCCTGAAATACTGAAACAGTCCCTTGCAGGCTTTATTTTGGATCAGGATGGCGAACCTTTATCCGGAGTAAATGTTACCCTTTTAGAATATGAAGTAAGTGACCTTACAACTGGCCAGGGAAAGTTTTCTTTTGAAATTAAAGGTGAAAATAATTCTTCTGTTCGCCTGATGGCCCAAAAACAAGGCTTTAAAACGCACCGGCAGGATGCTACACTGGGAAACACCAATTTAAGTTTTAAAATTGAGCCAAAACCATGA